The Tachysurus vachellii isolate PV-2020 chromosome 10, HZAU_Pvac_v1, whole genome shotgun sequence genomic sequence AGATTTTGTGGTGCGGAGTCAACACACGAGTTCTTTCTCATGTTCCTAAATCCAAAACAATTCCTGAACACTTTCTCCTGGTGCTTGCCTAATGTTCCTTTTTCCGACACATCGACTTTGATTTAatttgcttttttgtgtgtgtgtttaatgacctgtttgatttgatttcataAAGAAAATCTGCTGCTTATTAATCCATCTATTCTGGATaatgacaaaagtaataaaacatctCTTGTAACTTTGCACAGTGAAATCTTTTCCGAACGTCTTCTTGTGTTGATTTGTTATTTcgtttttgttgcttttgtcATCTCTTCCTTTTCTCAGTGAGTGTTTTTCCTTCCCTTAAGGGCACCACGTTCCTTTCTGAAATTCCCGTAAgcttattttcattattaagcTGTAATCACAATCTAAATATTTGGCACACGTGTAATGATCTTACTGGCTTTGTAACTGTAACGGATTACTGCGTCTCCTTTTTGAAGCAATTCAAAGTAGGTCATTTGTTCAACATTCAAATCTGATCCAGATTTAAAACTTTACTTAACGATAAATTTGATTTAACAATAAACGACATGACGTTTACGCTACGCTATAACGTAGCATAGACACCGTGATCACTCGGAAGTCGATTATTTTGTCCTGACGTTTTATTTCCCTTATACCACAGCGATTATAATTCCTGTTAGAATTTCAATGGATTTAACGGATGACATGATGTAcaattttttatctattttatgttttatatttaatgttgtggaatgtccatGAAACATGTTAGCTCTTGTTCTCACTTACTGTACGttcagcagctataaacacttaCGAGCTTAtagtaaaaacacaattttttaggacaaatttctttatataacatttacattttattaataagaatataaaaaaatgttacaaacaGCTCTCAGCATTTTGTTCCAATTAAAGCTCTTTCAGGCTCGATTTACTCGAGTAAACTCGAACATTCAACGTCCCTCTGGCTTGATTCAACACGACACTGACTCACGGCTCGGTCGAGTCTCGATAAAGAGAAAACAATCTGCTTGAATAAACGTAACACTGGAGATGAagcatgaatgtgtttgttcttAGCAAGTTTGAATGCGCTTTCACATTCGCGCTGCACTGacctgcttttcttttctgtttttttctttgaggaTTGTTTTTGACTCTTTGCTATCAATGTTCTGAAATCTCCTGTTTTGATCCATAGCAAGCCTGTGCAAGTTTGGAATGTTATAAACCCCTCAGGTGCTCTGATCTGTAAAGCTGGATTTATATAACACTTGTTctggaaaacagagagagagagagagagagagagagagagagagagagagacacacaccctGTTCTCAAATACCACTTTTTGTGCTATAAACAGCTCATAAATCTTTTTATCCTACAATAATTTGTATTAACTTCTGTAATAGTAGCTTTTAGATCattacctgttttttttaagagttcttcctgtgtggtgttgttttaatataaagCATCGTGAACTACACTGTGCTCTATAAATagccattattattatcatcactcactcactcactcattttctaccgcttatccgaactacctcgggtcacggggagcctgtgcctatctcaggcgtcatcgggcatcaaggcaggatacaccctggacggagtgccaacccatcgcagggcacacacacacactctcattcactcacgcactcacacactacggacaattttccagagatgccaatcaacctaccatgcatgtctttggaccgggggaggaaacccggagtacccggaggaaaccccgagctTGCACGAGTTTGCttgttgtaagaaaaaaaaacgaggcTACCTGGCCGTGGTTTTCCTTTCAGGAGTGATGAAAGGAATAAACATTCTCCTGAGCTGTGGAAAGATTTCTCAGCATTTCAACTCTGATGTCATGAAACTCATTCAAATCACAACAGAAGTCCAAAGCTGTAGACGTTTGTGTAAAGATAATACAGTTGCATGTATAAGGTCCTTCCTGCGTGCCATGGCTGTGGAAGTTCTTGTCCTTTCAGCCAAGgataattcaatttatttgtatagggcttttaacaatggccatcgtctcaaagcagctttgcagaagtatagaaacaaagaataaaaataataaaaagtttaaaattaagttactacttatttatctctaaaatctatccctaatgagcaagcctgagttGATGATGGCAAAGAAAAGCTCCttaagatgatatgaggaagaaaccttgagaggaaccagactcagaaggtaACCTCATCCTCAGAATTCTCTCCTTGCTAGCCTTGTGTACGCTCTTCCGTACTTCCTGAATGAGATTAAATTGGAATGTGTACTAGTTATCTTATCTGTCAACAAGTCAACATCCAGTAAACctgaaagaaacacagaaaaataaagtggGAAATAAATAGATGAGAGACATTCGATATCcagtgaagagagaaaaaaatagcatCCAGGCGTTTATAGTTGCAGTGGAGATCCTACAGTAAATAGAGGACAAAGAAGGGATTGTACAATAGAAATTCAAAGAACCaaacaatagaataaaaaaaaaaaaaaaaaaacaggcttcaTTTGGAGAAGCTTTGAACCGGCTCGTTGAGATTTCCATGTTTGCTTTGTTATTGCTGTCTCCCTTTAGTGTGGTTCAAAAAACTTTCTCAACTCTAAAGAGTTGTTTAGTCCGTGTTCGTTGTTTCAGTTACCACAGAAAACTACAGAAATCATTCGCCACTCGCTTTTCATCTGAAATTAAAAACGTGACTGCAAGCATTTTATCCGAGCTGCGTATCTTATAAAGTGCTTCCACAGATTATTCTGTCGGTTGTTCCCTGCTCTTGTAGTGCACAGGATGAGGGACGTCAAGGGAAAGAAGTGTGAGAATTTGAGATTTGTGGCGAATCTCAATATTCTTCCAAAGTCCTGCATTCACCTCCatctcacatatacatacaaacaaGTGAATCTTTGTCCTAGAGCAAGGTAGTGGACTGTTCGAGGGAGAGCTTGCTCCAAACATTTGTAGATCACAAGTGAGAGCTCATAAAGTCCATGGAtaagatctctctctccctctctctccctggaATATGTAAAAGTGGATCTAACTGTTAGGCAAAGCTAAGGTTTGGAGCTGAAGCCCTCATGAAAACACTTGTCTTGTAATCTGTAGGTGGGATGCCCAGCTTGGACTTGGTCTGTGGTTTGTTCTCCAGTTCATGCATGGGCAGCGTACAGTTGCTATCCTGGTCCCGACTTGGCTTGTACATATGCATGGCTTGTGCTCGATGACTCCTGGAACGCTTGGCACAGCTGGAGATGCGCTTGGCTAGGAGATATAAGATCTCACAGATATTCAGAACAATGCAGATGGCTGAGGCACCCACCATGAAGTAGGTGAACATCTTCTTTTCAGTGGGCCGGCCGATGTAGCAGTCCACAACATTGGGACATGGTAAGATCTGGCACTTAACGACTCGGGGCAGATGAAAGCTATTGTAGATGTGGTGAAGGATGTAGAGAAAGGCCACCTCAATTCCTGTCTTGGCAAAGAGACTGATCAGATAGGTCCACCAGAGGCCTCCATGCTTCTTGCCTGTATCATCATAGAGCTTGGTATCAGCGCCGTGTTTGGCGCGGTATTTGCGTTCCCGTTCATCACGATACTTGACGTGCATGACCACAAGTAGTGACGGGCACGTGACAAAGATGAGCTGAAGGGCCCACAGGCGGATGTGCGAGATGGGGAAGAAGTGGTCATAGCATACGTTGGCGCATCCAGGCTGCCTGATGTTACAGTCAAAGTCCTTCTGGTCATCACTCCACACTCGCTCTGCTGCTACCACATACACCAGGACACGAAAGACGAAAACCACCGAGAGCCAGATGCGGCCGAACGCCGTCGAGTATTTGTTTACCCCACTGAGCAGGGCCTGGAATGTTTTCCAGTCCATAGCTCTGATTTCCTAGTCTCCtgatccttttctttttccttttcttcacaCTACTTGATCTCTGATCTACTGTTTTTTTGTCTACTTGATTCTGTGTAATTCTTTTTCTGATGATGGGGTCTCAATGAACTCtgggaaaagaaacaaaaacacaaaaaggtaGAGTTATGGTAcaatttccttaaaaaaaaaaaaaaaacacagcagacTTCCTACTGTAATATTAGCTGgctactagctagctagctatacaGAAATCTGTCAAGTGTTATCACTGCAAGTTAATCACACATAACTATTATGTggtagtggtagctcagtggttaaggtgttgggctactgaacggaaggtcatgggttcgaaacccaggtccaccaagctgccactgctgggcccctgagcaaggcccttaaccctcagttgcaagtcactctggataagggtgtctgctaaatgccgtaaatgtaatgtaactaTTCAGTTAGCAGATAAAGTTTATTTCTTAATGTTTAGATGGAATAAATGAGAAATTGTTCATCTGATCATAGTTCAGTCTTCTGTGAGGTCTTGGTGCTTAAGTCATGTCTAAAGTATGCTGCTTATCAGTTTAATAAAGCTTGCAAATCTGTTTCACTTCACCGGGAGCTCTGAGATTTAAACCGAAgctaaaaagtaaacaaattctGAATATTTAATCCTGTATTTTAACACCAGAAGTCAAGACTAGTTCAATAATTTGGCTGCTACTGCAactctttaaacatttttcaagAAATTAACTTTCCAGTTTAATTTCCAGTACATTTAAGTCCTACATTTGAAGAAACGTGTTGTATTACAAGAGCAGAttgtacatataaatataaatgcaggTTTAATTAGCTTGtgttatgttaatgtttttctAATGTTAATGTAGTCAAACTAGTCGAACGGGCTCAAGAAACACTGCACAGAAACCGACCAAATCTTAGGACTGACAAACGCTctgacatttaaacataagTTTTATTAcagagaaggaaataaaaaataaaaccctatgTCACAGTTCGAGCATTAAATTATTAAGTGATTAAGAAAATCCACATGGTTGCAAAACGTCAGCAAGTGTAAATCCGAGTTAAATCTACaggagctttatttttttttcattttttttttagcagtgtgTCTAGCAAGCAAATTTTGCTTTAGAGCTGTATATAGTTTAAATTTTATCTAGTGTATACCTAAACTTCCtaaagtttgtaaaaaaaatttttacagTACAAAGCTCACAGTGTCGGATTTATATCTAGTAAATTtgataaatatttgattttaggaatataaaggaatataaaataaattgggTGTTAATACAGTGGCTAGATCATGTAGTCttagtttaataaacaaacaaacaaacaaacaaacaaacaaataaataaataaggagggTTTTTTGGTCTCTTTCAGATTATTCTAACAGTATTAAATAACTTGGTTAATTCACACCTCTCATTGTATTAAATATCTGTCATATCTATTCTATATAATTCGCTCTCAACTCTACTCTTCTTCCTGAACATAAAGTTACACAACACATGAAATAAAACCGTACATTACTGCATGAGAATCTCTACTTACATCAGATTTAATCCCAGtccagaaacaaaagaaaccGATTCCACTGATTCTCTGATCGATTTAATATCTAATCTATGAAAAATGTTCGGACTCCATTCGCTGAAGCTTGTAAAAATGTATCTACAGCATCTTGTGAAGGTGGAGTAAAAAAGTTGCCCATAACTTGTTGCTATTGGGTTGCCAGATCAATCCCACTCAATCCCCCGTActtcaatagaaaaaaaaaaggtgcttaaTTTGATATGTTCTgtcacaataaaatattaatttatatgtCAAAGGGTTTAATCTATTTCTATAGAAAGGTCTGTTATATCTGTGAGAGTTCTTTCAATCCATAGTGTATAATGAACTTTAGGATATAGtgcgtacagtatgtataatatggttgccagattggaggAATTCCATTAAAGCATGTTATTAaaatttgcattattattttataaagtcAACCTAAATGCACTGGGACTCACAATCGGACCATGAAGCAACAGAAGAAGTGGCCTGGTCTGGTGaatcactgtttttttgtttttttttctcacagtaACAGTATTTCCTAATGTCAGTGGGCTCTTTCAGCATGATGATGCTTCCTGACACAcattgtgaaaaacaaaattcatttaaatgaccCTTTTAAGTGGGTTATGAGGTGAATCAATTGTCTAGTTTAAATGAAAGATCAATAAAAAAGTTGCATATGCATGATTATTGATATAAAATCAATAGATTGTTATATGtgtataaaaaacacagaaggGTTTgcggttataggaaaataatgagTAGTGATCGTAAGGGTGGTGTGATTACACAGATTTACCACCaggaagtggattattttcctataaaaacaaacaacaaattatttatttcttcttttatcaGTAATCATAATTTCCCAAGctatagattatttttttttattaaagaatgacgtattatattattgcatttattgtCACATCTGTGAAAGTTTCATGACACCAATCAGCTGTTATCATTATACCGTAGCTATAATCGGTCTTTCCATCACTGGCCTCTCTTTGTTTATTAAGTtttgagctgttactatggaaacaagcACAATAATAAAATCTGCAATCTCCAGTTGCATTAATGTCAGAGCTACTGTTGTAGAAGATAAgaccttccgaccaatcagagacCAGATTTAATCTGCACTTTAAAGTGTGTCATATTGACATATACGTGTGTTataataaatcttttatatGACAGGAAAAACTCATTTTGAGCCTTAATGTACTATAATATTCAGTGTTCATGAGTAATGTTTTACCGACTGCTCATACACGGGATTAAAACTAGTTAAAAAAGTCTTGAAAAGTGTTGGTTCAAATGTGTTTGGAGTGAAGAAAAGTGTGAAAGGTAGTGGGGTTTTTTGTGGGCTTGATAAAccgttatttatttctttatttctgtatttatttgtttgtttctgtatttatttgtttatttctgtatttatttctgaatttttatttctttatttgtttgttttatatttatttgaaataaagtaTTAGTTTTTcctattcattattttatctgATTCAATAgatatttataaacaaacaaacaaacaaacaaataaacaaatgtataattCATATTCGTATCAAATAAATTGGTTTTTAAGATACACCGCATCCACTTTTAAAACTGCACCCTTGAGCATATCCCAGTTATGATGGCACTGTAAAAAACTTTaagtagtatttatttataaaaaacgATTATAATGTAAGGATATAAGAAGGATTAGCTCTGGATCAGATATTTTATAGCTGACTAGAAGccaagtacttttttaaaaactgacGGTAACTGTCCGGCTTGACTTGTTCTGCCAAAAGAATTCTTCTCATAAACAAGCTTGGTCTAAACTTGCCCAGAACTTGCACGCGAGGAGGATGTGTATTTGTCGTAATAGTGTAGTATTCCAGCTGTCTGATATTAGAGACCTCTGACTATAAACTACTGGGGCTTACAGAGACAATAATGTTCTAAAAGGAACGATTCTGTTTTCTGCCTCTTTGTGGTCTGAATGTATAAGTGTATGAGTTCAGGTTAAGGATCTATCTTCCCTAGATTGTTCTGTGATGTTGAAAAAAAAGATCTAGTATATAAAGTTACCAGTTTTATGGATATCTgctatattttactgttttaaatggaaatTTTTCGCTTTAGTTTTTCAGTGTTTTGGAGAGAACGTGTTCAGACTTCAGACTTCCTGCACTGAATCCAAACCTATGGTTGATTTGTGTTCACTGCAGGTGTTAATTTAACACACTTAGCAGTTCATTTATCCCTGTAGCTCTTTATTGATTTggccaactttttttttttttttgtaattccttcagaataaagaaaaatgaatgaaatattcgTTTTAACACCAAAGACGTTTTTATGCAACACGAgttcatgaccttctgattttTCCCCTTCTATAAAGCTATTAGGAAGAAATAACTTTAAAAGATAATCTGAGACAAGGAAAGACAAAAACTTGGGTGTGTACATTTTAacttaaggaaataaaaaaagcgTGGGTGGATTATGTAAACGggaaaatctgaaatatttaatcTGATTTAGCAAAGAAATGATTTCCCCCTCGTTTCGCTGTTTTCTTTACCAtttttactctcactctctcactcattcattttctactgcttatccgaactacctcaggtcacggggagcctgtgcctatctcaggcgtcatcgggcatcaaggcaggatacaccctggacggagtgccaacccatcgcagggcacacacactctcattcactcacacaatcacacactacggacaattttccagagatgccaatcaacctaccacgcatgtctttggaccgggggggaaaccggagtacccggaggaaacccccgaggcacggggagaacatgcaaactccacacacacaaggtggaggcgggaatcgaacccccaaccctggaggtgtgaggcgaacgtgctaaccactaagccactgtgcccccttaccatttttagatttgttttatttatttatttgtttgtttgtttatttatttatgcacactattttctttattttttttctttttgcttttaatttgtCAGCTATTTTTATcattcacttctttttttcatgtacatacatttgaacgttttttttttgtttttttttactttttctgaatattaaattttttattgtatttttttttcctatataaACAAGAATCTACCCTTAAACCACCCTTCAGTGTGGCACATTGTGAGTTGTACATTTCAATGTGCACTCTCTATTTTGTCTGTATGTTTTGCGAGGATTTCCCCCCCATTAAAGGCCTCCACTCCCTTCCTCAGGAAAATGGAGAATTTGTCATCTCCATGAAAACACAACCATAACCATCTCCATGCGCCGTTCTGACTCACCACAAAAACCTGCTTGATCCAAACCCACACATAAACGAGGGAACGGCAGCAATGACTCCCTCCTGCCGTGCAAAGCAGTGCCGTGTATTAAtttgtgctttttcttttaCTCAGAGATATTCATTTCTCCAGATTAACATCCTTTATCATCATGTGATTTCAATATTAAATCTGCAGGTTGGTCTGAACCTGTCTGTTCCTGTTGGAGAAAATATTTGATGTCTTTAGGGAGTGGCAGTGCATGTTGAgtgggtgtttgtgtatctTGGAGATGTTTGATGCCATGAAGATGTTGAAATCATGACTACGGCAAGAAAGAACAAGACAGCTGCTGAACTAAAAGGAAAAACTTCACCTGAGTTCTAGACTGAAGAGTGTTTAAACCTGCAGGCATGGACTTCAGTCTCAACTGAGTTCACGTGGATTAAATTATGTACCAAAGGAATTAATGTTGGGTCCATGTTGATCTCAGAGtttgcgatgacccattagttcctcaggagcccTTTTGGGTTCAGGAAccttttattttaagtgttCACAAATACATGTTAACTTCAATGAGTtcttctgcaaatgatccaaaatgcagctgaatGCCTCATTTCAACCTTCTTAAGTTCTCCAACAAACCCCCTCTGTCCCTGTGCTCCCTCCACTAGGTTTTCCTATAGCTTctgcatcagatttaaaacacagatGCGTGAATACAACGTGAAAAACAAATCATCAccatcttacctcaaagctcttaccGCTCCACACACTGCATGATGCTCCTTCAGTTCCTCAGTTCAACTGGTCCCACAATCTCTCAGGGTACAGGAGGGTATGCTTCAAGATGCTTCTCTTTTCTGGCATATAATGGTGGAATAAACTTTCACTTGATGTTCAAACAGTGAACACAGacagtcactggctgtcttcatACAACGTATGAAGAACTATCTCGTCCTGTATTACAGTATTAAAACTAGCactgttgaaaaaaaacaaaaaacgtgcAACTGAATTTGACCTTCTTGATGAGCTTCTCTGATTGGCAAACAATCTACATTAAATAGAATCTTTaaggatttgaactcatttaGCGTGaactgtatttgtttttcttggaaAAGAAGGTTCCTCACAAGTTCCTTGGAAAAGTATGGCTTATCTTCCTGACGAGGAACAATCTCTAACAGTTCACCTTCCTAGAGTCTAGTAAAGTTCTCTTCATAAAGATAACGCTTACATCTCTGACAACCAAATTAACCAATCAAAGAAGGTTCCAAAGTAGAAGATAACTTTTACTCTTATTTCAAGAATTTGCGAGCAAAACCAAAGATACGTAAGACGTCTTGCCCAAAACGAAACTTCCACATCAAAGAAGTTTTGGCACCCTGAACATTGAAACAGAGATAAGTGAAAACTCGCTAGGCCAGACGTTACATAGGGTGTCTCTTCTCCGCGTGCTGAAGCATGCCCGGGCAAAACAGTCGTCATCCTTGCATACCAGAGCTATAGAGACTGATGGAAGTGGGTGAGGAAAACAGTTTAGTTTTATCagaatgaaagtaaataatttGATTCTAGGATTTTAGGAGGCTCTCATGACGAGAAGGTTGTGAGGTTAAACCCACGCCCTGTGATAAGAGTTTTGAGTAGAACCGACATGAAATATGCACTGTTACATAACATAGAACCTGTTTACCATGGTAATGCTATAATGACAgggttttattttctgtcaggAGGGTGTGCCATAACTGTCAGAGGACCAGCAAGCCGTTGGAAAGCAGGGAGTTCCACAAAACAGGAAATTCTGATCTTCAGATTAAGGTCCATCCATAAACATTGGTATGCATTGTGACAAAATCTTCACTCGAGAGCTGCTGGTTTGATCATTTGCATAAGTTGTATAACCTTGGGGACTGAAAAGAAGCACAACAGCTGAGCGGTTGCGGAACTTGTCAGAGGTCTTAAAAGTCATGTGATTCAAATCCACAACTTCCATGTGACTAGCACCAACCAAGAGCTTTAAAGCTTCAGCGtataaatacaaatgataaatatttttcctGTCAGTATTtgtattcactcactcactcattttctaccgcttatccgaactacctcaggtcacggggagcctgtgcctatctcaggcgtcatcgggcatcaaggcacgatacaccctggacggagtgccaacccatcacagggcacacacacactctcattcactcacgcaatcacacactacggacaattttccagagatgccaatcaacctaccatgcatgtctttggaccgggggaggaaactggagtacccggaggaaacccccgaggcacggggagaacatgcaaactccacacacacaaggtggaggcgggaatcgaacccccaaccctggaggtgtgaggccaacgtgctaaccactaagccaccgtgccccccagtatTTGTATTGCAAttcaaaaaattctaaataattattagtCCAAAGAAAACCAacaaagggggcacggtggcttagtggtttcctcccccggtccaaagacatgcatggtaggttgattggcatctctgggaaattgtctgtagtgtgtgagtgcgtgagtgaatgagagtgtgtgtgtgtgccctgcgatgggttggcacactgtccagggtgtatcctgcctccctcacaggctccctgtgacccgaggtagttcggataagcggtagaaaatgagtgagtgagtgagaaaaccAACAAGCATTCATAAGTATTTAACCCTCCTGGTTTTTGAAGCTCCAGATGAAAGATACTGTCTTCATGAGGACACAATGGaattataattggtcttcacttaaatattaaaatcatgTTGTCTGGACTAAAAAACACCTCAGCTGAACTGTTGCTGTACAATAGAGCATTGCAAGTTTCATAAATAGAAATAGGgcataaaattaaattttaattaaatttgacGTCTCAATAACCACGCTTGGACCGGTAGTGAGTGAAATAGAAGCTATGGTGAAGCCATGCAGTCAATACAGTGGCTGAGAATAAAGTCGAAGGTTCACCAGACAATCATTTTTTAAGATTTCTTCATAATTTAAGTCTGCATTCGAGAATGGTGAGAATGAAACCGTATGAAAGGTGTACAAGCACAAGTAAAGATGTTATTTTTTGGTGTGATGAGACAGAGATTGAGATGTTTTTGGTTTTAGGCAAGGTTATAAGCATGATTTGTGGTATAATCCAAGCCAAGGCTTACCTCATTACCTCAATGAgcacagtgaaacatggtggtggtagcatcacaGTCTGATTAGGGGATAGGGCAAAATACATGGGgtgttacaaaaaaataataataaaaaaacacctttcAGCAGGACACTGGTCTCAAACACAAAGCCAAAGCAATGAAACAGTgtttaataatagaaaaatgtcCAAGCACACTGGCCAGATCAAAGACTTGATCTGAATACCCCTGA encodes the following:
- the gjb3 gene encoding gap junction protein beta 3, with the protein product MDWKTFQALLSGVNKYSTAFGRIWLSVVFVFRVLVYVVAAERVWSDDQKDFDCNIRQPGCANVCYDHFFPISHIRLWALQLIFVTCPSLLVVMHVKYRDERERKYRAKHGADTKLYDDTGKKHGGLWWTYLISLFAKTGIEVAFLYILHHIYNSFHLPRVVKCQILPCPNVVDCYIGRPTEKKMFTYFMVGASAICIVLNICEILYLLAKRISSCAKRSRSHRAQAMHMYKPSRDQDSNCTLPMHELENKPQTKSKLGIPPTDYKTSVFMRASAPNLSFA